Proteins from a genomic interval of Trifolium pratense cultivar HEN17-A07 linkage group LG6, ARS_RC_1.1, whole genome shotgun sequence:
- the LOC123890870 gene encoding F-box protein At3g07870-like yields the protein MKRKSDSISSVMTSRRFKPEKVDYFADLPSSIITHILLQLPIKAIFACKCVCRTWNALILDPCFVKLYSEHASLCLMLRFHNPRLVSNTLHLIEHIPPKFEYVTVNFDPKFKLPFRNPETTIRVPHPIDDKFDVVNSCNGLLCLCEPNVSFSPLSELCSVNNLVVCNPITGEFIRLPEANGLLNFNGIPISAGLGFQPKTNEYKVIRIWKWIHYYKPNIVVVEMHTIGTTTWRNVEFDPMFSFSRLESPASVNGALHWINFDNKKLSILSIDLESERIQSFPCPPPSSSSSDITLVELKGFLYLCEKILPNTWSVWLMKEYGIGESWTKVFCTDNFVLNPLNFRVCKPIKHFENGCGALLLQPTNRCYLSVYYEPDKHRVAYLATKTAESFWYEPIGFESILHIPSLISLKNLAKGNKVEVQNVHNLYL from the coding sequence ATGAAAAGAAAAAGCGACTCAATTTCATCTGTCATGACTAGCCGCAGATTCAAACCAGAAAAAGTTGATTATTTCGCAGATTTACCATCCTCAATCATCACCCACATTCTGCTTCAACTCCCCATCAAAGCTATTTTTGCTTGTAAATGTGTTTGCAGAACATGGAATGCACTCATTTTAGACCcatgttttgtaaaattatACTCAGAACATGCATCACTTTGTTTAATGCTTCGGTTTCATAATCCAAGACTAGTGTCAAATACCTTGCACCTTATTGAGCACATACCTCCAAAGTTTGAGTATGTCACTGTCAATTTTGATCCTAAATTCAAGCTCCCTTTCCGGAATCCGGAAACTACAATTCGGGTTCCTCATCCAATAGATGATAAATTTGATGTGGTGAATTCCTGCAATGGCTTGCTTTGCTTGTGTGAGCCAAATGTCTCTTTTTCCCCTCTTTCCGAGCTATGTAGTGTAAACAATTTAGTTGTTTGCAATCCAATTACAGGTGAGTTTATAAGACTTCCGGAAGCTAATGGACTTTTGAATTTTAATGGGATACCAATATCCGCCGGTCTTGGCTTCCAACCCAAAACTAATGAGTATAAGGTGATAAGAATATGGAAGTGGATACATTATTATAAACCTAATATTGTGGTTGTTGAGATGCACACAATAGGAACAACAACATGGAGGAATGTTGAATTTGATCCTATGTTTTCATTTTCAAGGCTTGAATCTCCCGCTTCGGTGAATGGAGCACTTCATTGGATTAATTTTGATAACAAAAAGCTGTCAATATTGTCTATAGACTTAGAAAGTGAAAGAATTCAATCCTTCCCTTGTCctcctccttcttcttcttctagtgATATCACCTTGGTAGAATTAAAGGGATTTCTTTACTTATGTGAAAAAATATTACCCAATACTTGGTCAGTATGGCTTATGAAAGAATATGGCATTGGTGAATCATGGACCAAGGTTTTCTGCACAGATAATTTCGTCCTAAATCCTCTGAATTTTCGTGTATGTAAGCCAATAAAACACTTTGAGAATGGCTGTGGTGCCTTATTGCTTCAGCCCACCAATAGGTGTTATCTCTCTGTTTATTATGAACCAGATAAACATAGAGTTGCATATTTAGCTACGAAAACGGCTGAATCATTCTGGTATGAACCAATCGGGTTTGAATCAATCCTTCATATTCCAAGTCTCATATCATTGAAGAACCTTGCTAAAGGAAACAAGGTTGAGGTGCAGAATGTCCATAATCTATATTTGTAA